In Chryseobacterium gleum, a single genomic region encodes these proteins:
- the dinB gene encoding DNA polymerase IV codes for MERSIVHMDLDTFFVSCERLVNSELDGLPLIIGGGDRGVVSSCSYEARKFGVRSAMPMRMALRLCPQAKVVKGDMELYSKMSHTVTEIIEEKAPVMEKSSIDEFYLDLTGMDKFFGAYKWTNELGATIEKETGLPISYALSINKTVSKIGTGESKPHGHREIPSIGVHSFLNPLPIKKMPMVGDATFRLLSRVGIRTIGTLSEIPVEVLQQMIGKNGTDLWRKANGIDETPVVPYSERKSISKERTFSSDTTDINEVKRLISGMAEQLAHQLRQEKWLTSTVVIKIRYANFDTETKQCRVAYTSADHTLSRVALELFDKVYSRRMRLRLVGLRFTDLVHGSYQMNLFEDTAELMSLYQAMDNIKNRFGSAAVGRAVGFDFTH; via the coding sequence ATGGAACGGTCAATTGTACATATGGACCTGGATACTTTTTTCGTATCCTGCGAGAGGCTTGTGAACTCTGAACTCGACGGATTACCCCTGATAATAGGCGGTGGAGATAGGGGAGTTGTGTCTTCATGTTCCTACGAAGCCCGGAAATTTGGCGTGCGTTCTGCCATGCCAATGCGTATGGCTTTGAGGCTTTGTCCCCAAGCTAAAGTAGTCAAAGGAGATATGGAATTGTACTCTAAAATGTCACATACTGTAACGGAAATTATCGAAGAGAAAGCTCCGGTTATGGAGAAATCATCCATCGATGAATTCTACTTAGACCTAACCGGAATGGACAAGTTTTTCGGCGCTTATAAATGGACAAATGAACTGGGGGCAACAATTGAAAAGGAAACAGGTCTTCCCATCAGCTATGCTCTTTCCATAAATAAGACCGTCAGCAAAATAGGAACCGGAGAATCTAAACCACATGGACATCGTGAAATACCTTCCATTGGAGTTCATTCATTTTTAAACCCGCTTCCCATAAAGAAAATGCCGATGGTTGGCGATGCTACTTTTAGACTTCTTTCCAGAGTGGGAATAAGGACTATCGGTACGCTTTCTGAAATACCTGTTGAAGTTCTGCAGCAAATGATTGGTAAAAATGGCACTGATCTATGGAGGAAAGCAAACGGAATTGATGAAACGCCTGTAGTGCCATATTCAGAAAGAAAATCTATTTCAAAAGAAAGAACATTCAGCAGTGATACTACGGATATTAATGAAGTGAAAAGGTTGATTTCAGGGATGGCTGAGCAGCTGGCTCACCAACTGCGTCAAGAAAAATGGCTGACGTCTACTGTGGTTATTAAGATCAGATATGCCAATTTTGATACGGAAACGAAGCAATGTCGTGTTGCATATACTTCTGCAGATCACACGCTTTCCAGGGTTGCCTTGGAATTATTTGATAAAGTTTATTCAAGACGTATGCGGTTGAGGCTGGTAGGATTAAGGTTCACAGATTTAGTACATGGAAGCTATCAAATGAATTTATTTGAAGATACTGCGGAACTGATGAGCC